Genomic segment of Dehalogenimonas alkenigignens:
CATCAAATTCACCAGGACGCCGCGTTCGGTGTTAGTCAAGGCGGCCTTCAAGACGATTTTGCCCCAGGAATGCTGCCGCTGCCTTAACGAGTATCAGTGTTCCCTGGATGTCAGGTTCGAGGAGGAATTTTTACCAACCCTGGATGTGGCCAGCGGCCTGCCGCTGGATATTGAAGAGGCAGAACAGAGCTTTACCATTGACGAACATCACATTCTTGACATTTCGGATGCTTTACGTCAGTACATCATCCTGGCCCAGCCGATGAAACCCCTGTGCCGGGCGGATTGTCCGGGCATTAATACCATGCAGTAACGCTAATAAGGATAAATGGAGAAATAAATGGCCCCGCTACCTAAACGGAAACTCGGTAAATCACGCCAGGGCGAACGGCGCAGTCACCTGCACCTGGAACCCAAGGAATTGATGGAATGTCCTCAGTGCCGCCAGCCGATGCTGCCGCATCGCGCCTGCCCGTCCTGTGGTACCTACGACGGCCGCGTCATTCTGGATCTTGAAACCAAAATTAAGAAGAAGTCGGAAAAGACCGACAAAGCCGCCAAAGAAGCCGCCGAAACCGCCAAGGCTGAAAAACCCGAGAAATCAAAGAAAACCAAGCCTGAAAAAGCGGAGAAGGCCGCTAAGTCTGATAAAGACAAGAAGGTCAAGGCGGAAAAGCCTGCGAAGCCGGAGAAGCCGGCCAAGGACAAGAAAAAAGCCGAGTAGTTTTGGCGCAAGCTTTGATATCGCTTGACAACGGTGGAGGGGCGACAGGTGGTTAAACCGATGCTTGCCTTCGTGTTTCCCGGCCAGGGTGCCCAGGCGCCGGGTATGGGTTTGGATGTCTATGAAGAATACGATTCAGCCCGGGCGGTGTTCAAAGCAGCGGATGAGCGATTGGGTTTCTCCATCTCCCGCCTGTGCTTTGAAGGCCCGGAGGAAAAACTCAGAGAAACGGCTATTGCCCAGCCCGCCATCGTAACGGCCAGCCTGGCTTATTTAGCCGCCCTCCGTGACATGGATATTCTGCCGGAACCTGATTTTGTGGCCGGCCATTCTCTCGGTGAATACACCGCGCTGGCGGCCGCCGGCGCGCTTGATGTTGCCGATGCCGTTCAACTGGCCGCTCTGCGAGGCCGGTTGATGCAGCTGGCAAGCCAGCAGTCGCCAGGCGTTATGGCTGCGGTGATGGGGTTGGATGAAGCCGTCATCAACCAGACTGCCGCCGAGTCCGGCATCCTCATCGCCAACTTCAACTCGCCAGGCCAGATCGTTATTTCAGGTGACCGCGATAGGATGGCTACTGCCTCTGAAATATTAGTCAGCAAGGGCGCCAGGGTAGTGCCGCTTGCTGTCTCCGGCGCCTTCCATACGCCCTTGATGGCGCCGGCTGCCGAAGGTTTGAGTAAAGTTGTCGAGCGCCTTAATTTCAAAGACACCGCCGTCCCCATTGTAGCTAATACCACTGGCTTGCCGATCACCGGCGCCGAAGATATCCGGGCCGAACTCCTCAAACAGTTGACAACCTCGGTTTATTGGCAGAAATCGGTGGAGTATATGATCGGCGCCGGAGTCAGCACATTCATTGAGGTCGGCCCGGGCAAGGTGCTGTCCGGGCTTGTCCGGCGTATCAACCGCGACGTCAGGACGATTAACATTTCCGAGGCGCAGGCAATCAAGAACCTGCAGGCTAATCCATGGAACTGAGGCGGCTGGAAGGCAAGGTCGCCGTCGTCACCGGCGCTGGCCGTGGCATAGGCGCCGCAATCGCCCGCCGCTTCTCCGTCGAAGGGGCGTCGCTGGTCCTGAACAGCCTGTCCGATTCGGCTTTCAGGATCGCTGACGAAATCAACGCCGCCGGCGGCAGGGCCGTGGCGGTACAGGGTAACGTATCAGTCGCCGCCGAAGCGGTCCGGGTTATCGAAACCGCGGGTGCCAGCTTCGGTCGCCTGGATATCCTGATCAACAACGCCGGCATCACCCGCGACGGCCTCCTCTTGCGGATGAGCGAGGAAGACTGGGACGCCGTCCTGGATACCAATTTGAAGAGTGTTTACCTCTGTTGCCGCGCCGCGCTGCGTCCAATGCTCAAGAGCCGCGGCGGCGGGCGGATTATCAACCTGTCCTCAGTAATCGGTCTTTCCGGCAACGCCGGTCAGGCTAACTACGCTGCTTCTAAGGCCGGCATCATTGGCTTTACCAAGTCATTGGCCAAGGAACTGGCTTCCCGGCAGGTGACGGTCAACGCTATAGCGCCCGGTTTTATTGTCACCGACATGACCGCCGGTTTGACCGGCGAGGCTAAAGAGGCGCTCCTGGCCCGCATCCCGCTGGGAAGTCTCGGCGCGGCTGAGGATATCGCCGCTGCCGCCGCCTACCTGGCTTCCGAAGAAGCGCGCTACATTACCGGCCAGACCCTGACCGTCGACGGCGGAATGACCCTGTAAGTCTATGACCAAGCGCCACGAGGCCCGGGTCCTAGCCCTTAAGGTTCTTTATGAAGCGGATATCGTCCGGCATGACGCCGCCGCGGTGCTTGACCGCCAGATGGCCGGCGCCGACCTGCCAGCCGAGAACGACGTTTTCGCCCGGGCGCTTGTCGAGGGGACGCTGAAACACCAGGCCGAGGCCGACGGCATCATTACCAGGCTGGCCCCGGCTTACCCTGTGTCACAGCTTTCACCCATTGACCGCAACGTCCTGCGGCTTGCAATCTACGAGCTTTTCCACGATAATAATGTCCCAGTTCGAGTCGCCATCAACGAAGCGGTGGAACTGGCCAAGGAGTTCGGCTCGGAAAGTTCCGCCAAGTTTGTCAACGGAGTGCTGAGTTCAGTGGCGACGCTGGTTCAGCGAGACTGATTCAGGAGGGTATTAGTGGCCACAGTTTTGGAACGCGTCAAGAAAATCGCCGTCGAGCAGCTCTCGGTGGAGGAAAAGGACGTCATCCCGGAGTCCAAATTCACCGAGGACCTGGGCGCCGACTCGCTCGACCTGGTTGAGCTCATCATGGCCCTTGAGGAAGAGTTCTCCACCCCGGAAGCCAAGCTGGAGATCCCGGACGAGGAAGCCGAGAAACTGCTCACCGTCAAGGATGTCGTCGATTACGTCAAGGCCAAAGGCGTTAAGGACTAGCCGCCCTTTTTTTCACCATTTTCGCTGGTCGTACGTTCATTCAATAATTAAAGGCACGGTGGCTGGGCTATTCTTCAGCGGTTTTGCCGTGGGAACGAAAACTCCCTCCGCCAAGCCGGCCGCGGCCGTTGAAACTGTACTGAAAGCGGCCGTTCTTATTTGATGCCGCTCCGCTGGCAAAGACGACAATCTCGCCGCGGGTGCCGTCATCGAACTCAATGATGAACTCCCCGAGCGTTTTGAGTTCTTTGCCGGAGGAGAAATCCCCCCACCACTTCATGCGGGTGAATTTGGTGGCCTGGGTCAGCATCATCTGGTAACGCACATCGGCCACCGGTTTTTCAACGTCCTTGGCGTATAGCCTGGCCGAACCCCCCTGATATCTGACTGTCATTCCTGACCGGTGACCTGTTTCTTGATCGGGTTGCGCCAGCAGACCATTGTTAGCAAACCGCCAGGTTGTTACGGTGAATAATCTCGTCGCCATAGCTGTGGCCTAGCTTCCCGGCGATGGCGTCGGAATGCAGGCCTTTGATCTTATCGATCTCGGCGGCGTCGTAGTTGACGATGCCGAATCCCAACTGGGAGCCCCCCGGGGAGATCAGCCGGACAATGTCGCCGCGTTTGAAAACACCCTCGACAGCCTTTATTCCTGCGGGCAGCAGGCTGGAGCATTTCATCACAGCCCGGACGGCACCTTCGTCAATCAGTACCCGGCCGCGGGTCGAAAGCCCGGAAACCAACCAGCGGTGACGAGCATCCGGAAATGCCTGGGGAAGGAAGTGGGTCCCAGGGCAGCCTCCGACGGCAATCTGCTCGATGACTTTATCCAGCCTTCCGGAAGCAATGATGACATGGACGCCTGAAGCCGTGGCCAGTTTAGCGGCTTCGATTTTGGTGATCATGCCCCCGGTGCCGGCCGCACTGCCGGCGCCGCCGGCCAGCGCTTCGATCTCGGCGGTGATCCGCTCGACAACCGGGATGAGCCGGGCTTCAGGGTCGGTCCGCGGATTGGCGGTATACAAGCCGTTGACGTCAGAAAGAATAAGCAGCAAGTCGGCGTCAACCAGATTGGCCACCATTGCCGAAAGGCTGTCGTTATCGCCGAACTTGGCTTCCTGAATCTCGTCCACCGCCACCACGTCGTTTTCATTCACAATAGCAATGACGCCCAGTTCCATTATCGCCAGCAGTGTGTTGCGGGCGTTGAGGTAACCGGAACGGTCGCTCAGGTCGGTCCGGGTTAAAAGCGCCTGTGCCACGGTCAGATCATGGGCGGCAAATAACCCTTCATAAACATTCATCAGCCGACTCTGCCCAACTGCGGCTAAAACCTGCTTGTAGGGAATGTCGCGGTGCTTTTTGTAAGCACTCAGTTTCTCTTTGCCGGCGGCGATGGCGCCTGATGTTACGATGATTGCCTGGCTGCCTTGGCGGATAACGGCGGCGACCTGCGCTACCAGGCCGGACATGACCGTTTGATCAAGCTTGCCGGTACCGCCGGTGAGGAGGTTTGTACCCAGTTTGATGACAATGCGGCGGTATTGAGGCTTTTCGTTCATAAGGTTCCCGCCATTATAGCAACGGCCTTTACCTTTGGACAACCGGTGCCGGCGCGTGTAAAATGCCCCAAGGGCAGGCGCCGGTCTGGCCCGGGGTATTTTCAAAAATAACATACATATGAATCTTAACGGGCTGTTCCCACTGATTACCGAATCTCAGCCTCTCCGTGACTGGCTGTCTGATAACCGGCGAAAACGGCAGACCATCAGCCGTTTTTCGGTTACCGAGGCTGCCAGGCCGTACCTGATCGGCGCATTGTTAAACCAATTGCGCCGGCCGGGACTGGTGATCGCAGCCAACGCCGAAAAAGCCCGCAATCTAACCGAACAGCTTGGTTTGTGGCTGAACGAAGATGCTGTCCGGTCGTTTCCCGGGCCCGATCTCCTGCCCTACCAGCGGGCAGCTGTCGACAGGGGGACTGAACTTGAGACGGTTCGCGCGCTGGCTGAAATCGGCGGGCAGCCGGTATCGAAACCTTTAATTACCATCGTCGCTGCTGATGCCTTGCTGCGGCTTTTGCCTGATCCGGAGACTTTCAGAAGCAGCTGGATCACTGTCGCCGCGGGTACCGAAACACCTCCGCTGGAGTTGGCGCGAAAACTCGCAAGCATAGGGTACCGGGCTGAACATCTGGTTGAAACTCCCGGGACATATGCCCGGCGGGGCGGCATTATGGATGTTTTTTCGCCCGCCGGAGACAACCCGGTGCGCCTGGAGTTTTTCGGGGATGTCATCGACAGGATCCACGTATTTGACGCCGCCACTCAGCGTTCGCTGAAATCGCTGGATCACGTGAGTTTCAGCCCAGCCACCCTGGTGCTCGAACCGGAACTGCTGCCGGGGATTGACCTGAGCGGGATTGTCGACGAAATGCGCACCGAGCTGGCTGAAGAACTTGACGGATTGAAGTGCGGCATCCGGCCGGAAACAGCGGCTTTCTGGGCACCATACCAAAACCGGTCTTCGCTCCTGGATTTCCTCTCTCCGGATTCCCTGGTAATTATTGACGAGCCGGTCGCGGTCGAACAAGCCTGGGAGATTTTTAGCCGGGAAGCAGAGACCCTCCGCGCCGAGAAGACCGCCGCGGCCGAACTGCCGGCCGATTTCCCTTTGCCTTATCTCCCTTGGAAACCAATACGTGAAAGCATGGCTTCGTTTCAGACCGCTGAATTGTCTTCGTGGGGATCCGGGGAGGGCGGCGTTATCGAACTGCCGCTTATGCCGGCTCCCAGTTATGCCGGGCGGCTGAATTCATTTTTCACCAGGGTTAATGAGCTTAGAGATCAAGGTTTGCGTCTGGTGGTAGCCAGTTATCAATCCGACCGGCTGAAAGAGCTGTTCTCTGAGGCAGGTATTTCTTACCACTTCACCAGCAGTCTTGCCGCGCCGCCGGCCGCTGGCACCGTTACCTTGGTCCACGCTTTGCTGGATCGGGGATGGGTCCTGGCTGGAACAACCTTCTTTTTTACCGATGCCGAGTTGTTCGGTTTCGTCAAGGAACGCTCTCGCCCGCGCCGGCGCGCTCAAACGCAAAGGCTCTTCCTGCCTGAATTGACTCCGGGAGATCATGTCGTTCACATCGATCATGGCGTCGCCAGATTCGGCGGCATCGTCATTATGGAAGTTTCCGGCGCTCGACGCGAATATCTGCAGTTGGAATACGCCTCCAGCGATCGGTTGTATGTGCCGACGGATCAGGTTGACCGGGTTAGCCGCTATGTTGGGGGTGACGGCGAAGCCCCGGTTCTGAACCGTCTGAGCACTCAGGAGTGGGCGCGTTCCAAAGAACGGGCCAAAGCAGCCGCCGAAGAGGTGGCTGCTGAGCTCATTGAGCTTTACGCCGCCCGCCAGATCGTCCCCGGCTACGCCTACTCACGCGACACGATGTGGCAGCGGGAATTAGAAGGTTCCTTTCCTTACGTGGAGACGCTGGACCAGTTCCGGGCTCTGGCCGACGTCAAGGAAGACATGGAAAAGCCTGTACCGATGGATCGCCTGATCCTAGGCGATGTCGGCTATGGTAAGACCGAGGTGGCGCTGCGCGCCGCCTTTAAAGCGGTCATGGACGGCAAGCAGGTGGCTGTGCTGGTGCCGACCACCGTCCTAGCCCAGCAGCATTACTCAACCTTTAAGAGCCGCCTGGCTGCCTTCCCGGTGAAAGTGGGGGTGATTTCCCGCTTCCGCAGCGATAAAGAACAGAAAGCCATCCTGGAATCTCTGGAGCAGGGCGGCATTGATATTCTGATCGGCACCCACCGCCTGCTGCAGCCTGATGTCCATTTCAAGAAGCTGGGTCTCCTCATCATTGACGAAGAACAGCGTTTCGGTGTGATGCATAAGGAGTTTTTGAAGCGGATGAGGCAGGAAGTTGACGTGCTTACCCTGTCGGCTACCCCTATCCCCCGCACCCTGCACCTGTCGCTGGTAGGGGTGCGCGACCTGAGCGTCATCGAAACACCGCCGAACGAGCGGCTGCCGGTCAAGACTTTCGTCTCCGGCTACGACGACCACCTGGTACGCGAAGCTATCCTGCGGGAGAAGGAGCGGGGCGGCCAGGTTTTCTTTGTCCACAACCGCGTTCAAAGCATCTACTTCATCGCCGAGCGGCTCAAGAAACTGGTGCCGGAGGTTTCTTTCATCGTCGGTCACGGCCAGATGCCGGAGGGCGAACTTGAGGCGGCCATGGCCCGCTTTGCCGAGGGCTCGGTGGACGTGCTGGTCTGCACCACCATCATCGAGAGCGGGCTGGACGTGCCCAACGCCAACACCCTGATCGTCAATCAAGCTGACCGTTTCGGTCTGACCCAGCTTTATCAGCTAAGAGGCCGTGTCGGCCGCGGCGCTGTACTGGCTTATGCCTACTTCCTGTATGAGAAGGGTAAGCGTCTCACCGGCGACGCCGAAAAGCGCCTCCGCACCATCTTTGAGGCGGCAGAATTGGGAGCGGGCTACGGCATCGCTATGAAAGACCTGGAGATCCGCGGCGCCGGGTCGCTGCTCGGCACGCGGCAAAGCGGCCACATCTCGGCGGTGGGGTTTCACCTTTACACCCAGATGCTCTCCGAGGCGGTGGCTGAACAGAAAGCCAAAAAAACAGGCAAAGAAACCGAACTGCTTAAGTCCAGCCGGATACCGCCCCCGACAATCGAACTGCCGCTGTCAGCCTATATCCCTGACAGTTATATTCCCGAAGAGGCGCTTCGGTTAGGATTGTATAAACGCCTGGCGGCGATACAAAATGAGAAAGAATTGTCCGATTTCGAACGGGAGCTTACCGACCGGTTCGGCCCGCCGCCGCCCGAGGCGCAGAACCTATCCTACATCATTCGCATCAGATTGCTGGGTCTGAAGGCTGGGATCAAAGCAGTAGGCATGGAGAGCGGCCTTATCGCCATTTCGTTCCTGGCGGGGATCGCGCCTGATCTTAAGAGAATCTCGCCTCTGAAGGACGGCCTCCGCGCTTCGGCCAGCAAGCTGTGGCTGGACTACCTCCGCCTCGGCCGCCGCTGGCGCGACTTGCTGGAAGAAACAGTGTGGCGGTTGGGTAAATGAGCCTCAATTTCGTACGCGGCGCACGGGCAACGGGTTGACAGATCCGGAATTTCTCTGGTATATAACTTTGCCGAAAAAAGTAAATGGAGGTTGAGTATCGTGGCTTTCCTTGACAGCCAGGTCAAGCAGACTGTACTGGAAAGATCGGGCGGCAGGTGCGAGTGCACTGAAACCGAACACGAGCACGGAGAAACGTGCGGCAACCCATTGGACGCCGAATGCCAGTATGTATTTGCCCCGGACGCGCCCAACAGACTTAAGGTGATCTGTTATTCCTGCTATCGGAAAAGAAAGGCACTGCGGAAAAAACAATATTGATCTGGGGGTTAGCCTGCCGGGTTTTATGAGGCGCTGTATGGAGTCTCATATCTTTTTAAGCTGTCCGGGATCGGTCACACCCTGTTCGGTTTTAAGTTCCAGTTAGTTCCTTGAATCGGAAGCAGTTTACCAGGTGGTCGTTAACGATACCCACCGCCTGAAGGTGGGCGTAGATAATGGTGGAACCGACGAACTTAAAACCGCGGCGCTTCAGGTCAGCCGAAATTTGGTCTGACAACCCGGTTCTTGCCGGCAGTTCTGCCAGCGAAGTCCAACCGCCGATAACAGGCTTACCCCTGGTGAAATGCCAGAGATAAGCGTCAAAGCTGCCGAATTCGGCTTGGACTTCAAGAAACCGCCCCGCGTTGTTTACTGCCGCCCGGATTTTCAAACGGTTGCGGATGATGCCCGGGTTTGACAGCAGTTCTTTGATTCTCAGGTCATCGAAGGCCGCCACGGCGGCGGCGTCGAAGTCGGCGAAGGCCTCTCTGAAGGCGGCCCTCTTGCGCAGGACGGTCAGCCACGATAACCCAGCCTGAAAGGCTTCCAGTACCAGGAACTCAAAGTGCTGAGCATCGGTGTGAGCCGGCGCTCCCCATTCCTCGTCATGGTACCTGATCATTATCTCGCCGCCGGACAGGGGCCAGGGACAGCGCTCGATGTTGTCGTTGATCATTTCCGGTTGGCCTCCAGCCATGCCGTCGCGAAATCCACGAGGTCGCGCACCGGCATTAACCTGGCTTCAGCTAGACCGATTCGGCCGGTCGTAACCTTGTGAGGGTGTGCCGCCTCAAAGGCGGCTCCGATTTCCGGAAACCTGTCGGACTCCTCCGAAAAATCTTCCAGGATCTTCCAGATGCGCCGGCCGTTTTCGTTGACTGCCGCACCGCCGCGCTCGACCTTCTTCCCCGGGAAATTAGCTCGGAATTCGGCCAGGTGCAGGGCGGTATTGTTCTCATAACCTACGCCGAGCAACAGTATAAAGCCGCCGATTTCGTACAATCGGCCAAGCGGAGAGGCGTCCCCCAGCGCATAATTCAGGCTGTGATCGGATACGATCCTCGCCGCCAGCGGGCCGCGGGCGGCGAACGACACCTGGGGGTGGTTGCTCCGGACGGTCCCTGGCTGCTTGCGGAAAGTCTCCGGTATCGCGCCCATCTTGCGGGTCGGCGTCAATTCCGGATCAAAGGCCGGCGTCTCGGCGCGAATGATGTCCCACCACTGGCTCGGTACCGGCGGGCGGCTCCAGAAAGCGGGGTCGGAGTTATCGCTGGTGTGGGTCGGCATGACAAGGGTACCGGTTTCGCCGATAGCCGCCTCCAGCGCCATGATGACCGACTGGGCGTTGCCGCATACCCAACCCATGGAGGAGAGAGATGAGTGGACAATGAGGGTCATCCCCGGACGCACTCCGATCCGCCGGAAGTCGTCGGTCAATGAGCTTACGGTCAATGGCAACGGGTTGTATTTGACCCGGTCGGTTTCAGCCAACGGACTACTCTTCTTCCCCTTCAAGCCAGCCGGCCTCGATGTCGTCGAGTTCGTCGTCCGACATGCCGAAGAAATGGGCAACTTCATGTTTAACCGTTTTCTCGACCTGATCAATGATTTCGGAGTCGGTGCGGCAAATGGCTTCGATCGGTTTTTGGAAAATGGTGATTTTATCGGGTAACACCAGGCTGTAGCGTGAATCCCTCTCGGTCAGCGGAACGCCTTCATACAAGCCCAGGAGTTCCGTTTTCTTAGCTCCGGCGCACTGGGATTTGGTGGGGTAGTCTTCGACCAGGACCTCAACGTTATCCATGATTTCCAGAAATTCATCGGGGAGTTTATCCAGAGCCTGTTCCACGAGGTTTGCAAAGCGGTTCTTGTCCATCGGGAGTTAATTATTCCGGTAGTTGTCGCCCAGGATGTTGCGGATTTCGGTTATGCGGCGTTCCAGCTCGGCGACGGCTTTTTCTAATTCGGCGCGGCGGCGGGAAGCCTCGGTGGTGAACACTCGGGAGATAAGCTGCTTTTGACCCAGGAGCTTGCGGCGTTCCGCCAGCAGTTCTTCCTCTTCCTTGCGGAACTCCCATTTGTAGTCTTCAAGGTTAGGCATGGCGTCCTCGTCCGGGGGAATTATACAGCAATCCACCTCGGCCATGACAACGCGACACTTACAGTCCGTTTCAGGAGGCTATTGACACTTGGCGGGGGGGGTATAATGGGTCGAGGGGTAAATGAAAAAAGCCGGGTTTTTAAGGACAAGCTTCACATTTGCCGGTATAGTGCTATTGGTCGCCGTACCTGGCTGTGACAGCTCAGTACCCAAAAACATCGTCGTTAAGCCGTCAACCTTTGCCCTCTACGCCGTCGAGGGTTTTGATCCAATGCCGGCAGAGTGTCGGGTGACGGTCGGTGGTGGTGAGCTCGAATGGATTGTCTCCTCGGACCAGCCGTGGCTGTGGGTTTATCCGTCATCCGGGAAGGCCACGGAGTCGATTGCGGTTCTTGCCGATACCGATAACTTCGAGCCGGGCATTTATACAGCGAACTTAACCCTGCGCGCCTTTGAAGGCCAGGGCGCAATCCGGAAGTTTCCGGTACAGGTCACGGTTTTTAAGATGGACCAGCCGCTTAGCACAGGGTTTAAGGAAGGAACCGGGACGGCTTGGGGCAGCGGTGGTTTTACCTTGTCCCAGGGGCGGCTCGAAGTCGGAGTCTTAGAGTATGACGTGATGTCGCTTTCGTTGAACCGGGTAGTTAAAGCCGGCGAAATATGCCTGTTTGCCAGCCTGACCCTGAATAATACGACCGACGAAGAATGGCAATTGCTTTTCGATGTCGGGGGATATACCGCCTTGGGCGGGCAGGCATCCTGGATGCTTGTTAACGGGCCTGTAATAGGGAAGGCGGCTCTCAGCGTGCCGGCTGAACAGAGCAGGGAAATCAGGGTGCCCATCAGCTGGAGCCCGGGCATCGACAGCGTCCAGGTGAATGCGGTGGTCTACCCGGCCTATCCTCCGATTCCGTGAAGCGGGCGGGATTACTGTTTTTTCTTCTTCGGAGCGGTATGGGCGATGTTTACTGACTTCTGTCCCCACTTAGTGAGTTCGGCGGTGTCCTCGAAGACATCGGCAGGAACGGCCCAGTAAGGCATCGGTTTGTATTGCCGGCTGCCGGGTCTTTACATAATCTTCGCGGTTGGAGTCGTCGGCTTTCAAATACAGGACGTCGTTGGAGATCAGTCCGAACATTTCGCCTTCATGGAAGACACCGAAACCGCCGAACATGCTCCTGCCGGTGACGGCGCCCAGGGGCGCCAACTTTTCCAGGACCAGCTCGAGGAACTCTTTTGAGGCGGGCATTGGCTATTCCTCCTTCCTGATTTCATCAATGACGCACGTCGCGCCATCTTCCTTCGGCGGGCAGGACAGGTCGGGCACCGGCCGGGGCTCCGGCGGCCGCCGCAGGGAAGCGATGACCGCCGCGGCCAGGATTGAACCAATGATAAGAAGCGACAGGAGTGTGGGGATATGCAGTATATCGGAAAGGACCATCTTGATGCCCAGGAAGATCAGCACCGCGGACAACCCGTAGTGGAGGTAGTGCAAGCGCTCGGCAAAGCCCGATAAGGCGAAATAGACTGAGCGCAGGCCCATGATGGCGAACATATTTGAGGTATAGACGATAAACGGGTCGTCGGTGATAGCCAGGATAGCTGGAATGGAGTCAACGGCAAAGATGATGTCGGTCAGGTTAATGGCGGCAAATACCATGAACAGCGGCGTCGCCACCCGCCGCCCGTTTTCTTTGGTGAAGAATTTACCGCCGTGGTATTTGGGCGTCATCGGCAGGAATTTACATAATAATTTCACCACCGGGTTGGCTTCCGGATGAGGATTGTCTTCTTTTTGCATGCCCATGCGGACGCCGGTGAAAATCAGGAAAGCCCCGAATACGTAAACCATCCATTCCAGGGCATGGAACAGGGCAATGCCGCCAACGATGAACGCCGCCCGCAGCACAATAGCGATCAGGATACCCCAGAATAAGACGCGGTACTGGTGTTCCTTCGGCACACAGAAATAGGTGAAAAGCATCAGGAAGACAAATAGATTGTCTACCGAGAGCGATTCTTCGACGAGATAGCCGCTGAAGAAATCCAGGGCGGAGCCTGAGCCTTCAAAGTACCAGATGCCCAGGCCGAAGATGATCGCCAGGCCGACCCAAAAAGCCGTCCACCGCAATGATTCCTTCATTTGAATCACGTGCGCCTTTCGGTGGAAGACAAACAGGTCAAGCATGAGCATTGTGACCAGGAAAACATTGAATCCGACCCAGTGCCAGATAGTTACGTCCATTGCCTTCCTTATGTTCTCAAACCCGAAGTGGGGTAATCAGGGCGTGCCGAAGGCTGAGTATATCCCAGCCTGAGATTATTGTAAATCGGGTGATGTGGTAAACTTTAGGTCATCATAACTGTTGAGGAGATAAATATGGCGGAAACGCAATCGATCATCGGCCACGCCGCGGCCATGGCCAAACTGGTGGCATACCAGCCCGGCGCCGTGGTCAGCCGCACCCTGACTGACCGGTCCGCCGGCACAATAACGCTGTTTGCCTTTGACGCCGGCCACGGACTGTCTGAGCATTCGGCGCCCTTCGACGCTTTTGTATATATCGTTGACGGCGAATCTGAAATTAGCATCGGCGGCGAGAAGCACCGGGTCATTGAAGGCCAGGCGATCATCATGCCGGCAAACATCCCTCATGCCCTGAAAGCGGTAACGGCGTTCAAGATGCTGCTGGTGATGATCCGTTCGTAGTG
This window contains:
- the mfd gene encoding transcription-repair coupling factor; translated protein: MNLNGLFPLITESQPLRDWLSDNRRKRQTISRFSVTEAARPYLIGALLNQLRRPGLVIAANAEKARNLTEQLGLWLNEDAVRSFPGPDLLPYQRAAVDRGTELETVRALAEIGGQPVSKPLITIVAADALLRLLPDPETFRSSWITVAAGTETPPLELARKLASIGYRAEHLVETPGTYARRGGIMDVFSPAGDNPVRLEFFGDVIDRIHVFDAATQRSLKSLDHVSFSPATLVLEPELLPGIDLSGIVDEMRTELAEELDGLKCGIRPETAAFWAPYQNRSSLLDFLSPDSLVIIDEPVAVEQAWEIFSREAETLRAEKTAAAELPADFPLPYLPWKPIRESMASFQTAELSSWGSGEGGVIELPLMPAPSYAGRLNSFFTRVNELRDQGLRLVVASYQSDRLKELFSEAGISYHFTSSLAAPPAAGTVTLVHALLDRGWVLAGTTFFFTDAELFGFVKERSRPRRRAQTQRLFLPELTPGDHVVHIDHGVARFGGIVIMEVSGARREYLQLEYASSDRLYVPTDQVDRVSRYVGGDGEAPVLNRLSTQEWARSKERAKAAAEEVAAELIELYAARQIVPGYAYSRDTMWQRELEGSFPYVETLDQFRALADVKEDMEKPVPMDRLILGDVGYGKTEVALRAAFKAVMDGKQVAVLVPTTVLAQQHYSTFKSRLAAFPVKVGVISRFRSDKEQKAILESLEQGGIDILIGTHRLLQPDVHFKKLGLLIIDEEQRFGVMHKEFLKRMRQEVDVLTLSATPIPRTLHLSLVGVRDLSVIETPPNERLPVKTFVSGYDDHLVREAILREKERGGQVFFVHNRVQSIYFIAERLKKLVPEVSFIVGHGQMPEGELEAAMARFAEGSVDVLVCTTIIESGLDVPNANTLIVNQADRFGLTQLYQLRGRVGRGAVLAYAYFLYEKGKRLTGDAEKRLRTIFEAAELGAGYGIAMKDLEIRGAGSLLGTRQSGHISAVGFHLYTQMLSEAVAEQKAKKTGKETELLKSSRIPPPTIELPLSAYIPDSYIPEEALRLGLYKRLAAIQNEKELSDFERELTDRFGPPPPEAQNLSYIIRIRLLGLKAGIKAVGMESGLIAISFLAGIAPDLKRISPLKDGLRASASKLWLDYLRLGRRWRDLLEETVWRLGK
- a CDS encoding DNA-3-methyladenine glycosylase I, which codes for MERCPWPLSGGEIMIRYHDEEWGAPAHTDAQHFEFLVLEAFQAGLSWLTVLRKRAAFREAFADFDAAAVAAFDDLRIKELLSNPGIIRNRLKIRAAVNNAGRFLEVQAEFGSFDAYLWHFTRGKPVIGGWTSLAELPARTGLSDQISADLKRRGFKFVGSTIIYAHLQAVGIVNDHLVNCFRFKELTGT
- a CDS encoding aminoglycoside N(3)-acetyltransferase, which codes for MAETDRVKYNPLPLTVSSLTDDFRRIGVRPGMTLIVHSSLSSMGWVCGNAQSVIMALEAAIGETGTLVMPTHTSDNSDPAFWSRPPVPSQWWDIIRAETPAFDPELTPTRKMGAIPETFRKQPGTVRSNHPQVSFAARGPLAARIVSDHSLNYALGDASPLGRLYEIGGFILLLGVGYENNTALHLAEFRANFPGKKVERGGAAVNENGRRIWKILEDFSEESDRFPEIGAAFEAAHPHKVTTGRIGLAEARLMPVRDLVDFATAWLEANRK
- a CDS encoding metallopeptidase family protein; amino-acid sequence: MDKNRFANLVEQALDKLPDEFLEIMDNVEVLVEDYPTKSQCAGAKKTELLGLYEGVPLTERDSRYSLVLPDKITIFQKPIEAICRTDSEIIDQVEKTVKHEVAHFFGMSDDELDDIEAGWLEGEEE
- a CDS encoding TfoX/Sxy family protein, whose amino-acid sequence is MPASKEFLELVLEKLAPLGAVTGRSMFGGFGVFHEGEMFGLISNDVLYLKADDSNREDYVKTRQPAIQTDALLGRSCRCLRGHRRTH
- a CDS encoding TerC family protein, with protein sequence MDVTIWHWVGFNVFLVTMLMLDLFVFHRKAHVIQMKESLRWTAFWVGLAIIFGLGIWYFEGSGSALDFFSGYLVEESLSVDNLFVFLMLFTYFCVPKEHQYRVLFWGILIAIVLRAAFIVGGIALFHALEWMVYVFGAFLIFTGVRMGMQKEDNPHPEANPVVKLLCKFLPMTPKYHGGKFFTKENGRRVATPLFMVFAAINLTDIIFAVDSIPAILAITDDPFIVYTSNMFAIMGLRSVYFALSGFAERLHYLHYGLSAVLIFLGIKMVLSDILHIPTLLSLLIIGSILAAAVIASLRRPPEPRPVPDLSCPPKEDGATCVIDEIRKEE
- a CDS encoding cupin domain-containing protein gives rise to the protein MAETQSIIGHAAAMAKLVAYQPGAVVSRTLTDRSAGTITLFAFDAGHGLSEHSAPFDAFVYIVDGESEISIGGEKHRVIEGQAIIMPANIPHALKAVTAFKMLLVMIRS